DNA from Spirochaetota bacterium:
CACATTGACCCGAAGCGGTGAATCAAGATTGAACTTTTCCTTCCATTCGTTAATCTGCCTGCATGTTTCTTCTACGATCCAGAGACCCAGAGGAAATATCAACGCAGACTCCTCGGCCACGACGATGAACCTGTCAGGCGTAATAACAGCGCCATTTTCATCGATCATTCTGATAAGAGCCTCAAATCCAGATATTTTATCATGTTCGAGAGACATCACTGGCTGGTAATAGAGCCTGAACATATTGTTTTCCAAAGCGGTCCAGAGCCTGGCTTCCAACTCCTTTTTTTCTTTGTTTACCTCGTGATCGTCATGATGCGGTAATACGACCTGATTTTCCGGGATCAAGTCCACGTCAAGCCTCTTCTGGCTCATGAGCTCCGACAGAAGCGAATTGATCTGTATCGATGAATCGTTATTCAGTATTACTTTCTTATGCTCTGACAGAAAGCGTATCGCCTCGTCGATATACTTAAAAAAGAAGTTTTTACCGAACGGCGACGTCATTATGCCGGAGATAATATCATTGATCTGCAGGGAATAGGATTTTTCTGATAATGTCGTGTCAATAATTATCAATGGGAGTGAAAAATCATCCGCTATTTTAATTATATTATCAAAAAGCTTGTCATTTTGAATATCGCCTCGAGGAGGAGCCGAGGTAATAATGTAATCCGGGAAAACCTTGATAATGCGATTATATGATTCATCCATGGAGCAGAAATCCACGTAGTGACCCTGGGGCTCGATAATTGCCTCTATCTCCCTCTGCTTATCAGTGGGGAAGTTGACGGCCAGTATATTTAGTTTTATTCTGCCTGTACTTTCTTCCATAAATGGATTGCCTGGTATTTACCCCGATTAATGATGGGTTATATAATAAAGCCGGGGTTAATTCCCGGCCGTATTGAACTCATCGTTCCCTTTATTTCTTCTTGATTATACAGACGCTCACCACCTCGCCGGTCGGTCCGTAGGGCTCCGGCTTTTTTGCGAAATATTTCTTGGCGGTATCATAGTTATACACCTGCGGACCGTCTTCCATTCCCTGGAGCGTGATCGTCAGGATTTTTCCCTCAAGCTTCCATGAAAGATTCCCGGTACGCTCTGTTTCGCTGCCTACTTTCTTGTAGGTGCCGATGCCTCCTGCGGCGAAGGTGAATGTCCATACCGGACTTTCCGTATACCTGGTATCGCCAGGATTGAGCAGACAGTGCATCCGGTACTCTCCGCTCGGGGCCGGGACGCTAGAACCGGATTTGGCTTCCTCGGCCAGTTTGCCGCTTTTCCACGTTCCCTTGACGACCTTCTTATTGGCATAAGTCATGGTGCCTTCGCCATCCATCTGGTCGTTCTTCCACTGGCCGTTGTATGTATCCCCGGACTTCCATGTCATGGTGCCTTTGCCCTCTCGCTTTCCGTTTTTAAAGGCTCCTTCATATTTATCGCCGCTCTTCCATGTCATGGTTCCCATTTTATCCATCTGGCCGTTGGTCCACATGCCGGTATACCTGGTGCCATTGGCGTAGGTCATGGTGCCGTAGGTGCTCATCCTGTTATCAAGAAAGGTGCCTTCATACTTGTCGCCATTGGGCCACGTCATGATACCGTTTCCCTTCATTTTCCCCCTGACCCACACTCCCTTATAAACAATTCCGTTCTTGTAGGTCATGGTCCCTTTGCCCTCCATGGTGCCGTTCTTAAACTGGCCATCATAGGTGTCACCGCTGGTCCAGGTCATGGTGCCGGTGCCGTTTTTACAATCCCCCTTGAGGCATTGCTGTGAAAAGACGTATTGCCCTGCACCAATCATCAGCAGAACAGCAAAAATAGATAATTTTTTCATGCATCCCTCTCTTTGTTTTTTCTTAATTATAAACCGGTTAATCTTTTTTTCAAGCAGATTATTTTTCATGGAATGCAAGCCGATTGGCGGCTTCTATTATTAAAATTCTTCAATATAAACACAAAGACCTGTTTGGGGATATATAATATGGAACATGATAACAGGGAAAATCCCAAAAAGTGTATCTTATTTATATGCCCTTACAAGTCATTTGTATTTGACAAAAATCAATGGTACCCTTTTTCTCATGGCATAGAGAAGGCCTAGTGTTATTACCGATCTGTACCAGACAGGCACGATGGACACCGCAAAATACACAATCACCGTCAATGATCTTGCCAGGAAATTCGGACGGCATGCCGTATTTAAAAACATCAATCTGTCTGTTGAGACGGGACGGTCCCTCTGCATCACCGGGCCCAACGGATCAGGAAAATCGACCCTGCTGAGGATCCTCGCTGGGCTCCAGAATCCCACATCCGGGACCGTACTTCTTTCATCGGGCGGCCCCATCGAGAAAGCCCTCTGGATGGACCATATCGGCTATACCGGGCCGCTGGTCAATCCCTATGATGAATTGACCGGCATTGAAAATCTCTCATTTGTTCTCAAAGATGGCGGCGCAGCACAGAAGGTCTCGTCGCTCCTCCTTCAATTCAAGCTGGACCTTCACGGCAATAAAAAAGTTAAGCATTATTCATCGGGCATGAAGCAGCGCCTCAAAATAATCCTGGCTATACTTAACGATCCCCCCATTCTCTTTTTAGACGAGGCTGGAACAAATCTCGATTCAGACGGGACATCGATACTTCATGGTTATCTCGAATCGGTCCGCACCTCGAAGATAATTATCCTCGCCACGAACGACGCAGATGAAGAAAAACTGTGCAGCGGGGTGATCAGGCTTGGGTAAGGATATACTTCGCAATCTACGTAAAGATTTCCTGATCGAGTTCAGGAGCAGGTTCGCTTTGAACATCGCCGTCTCCTTTGCCGCCATCGTGACCATCGCCATGAGCCTCACGGCCGGGGGTGTTCCCTTTCCGGTGCAGGTGCAGGCGATCCTCCTCTGGGTCGTCATCTTTTTCAGCGCCATGAACGGCCTCTCCCACATCTTCGTCCGCGAGGAAGACCAGTCGACGGCCTTATTTTTGCGGATCACGGTCCCGGCCGAATCCGTCTTCATATCCAAATTCATCTTCAACCAGCTATTCATGATGATCATTTTGGCGGTGGTGACACCCCTCTTTCTCTTCTTTTTGCAGGTGACGGTCATACACGCCCTTCACTTTGTATGCACGATAGCGATAGGGGGAATTTCCGTTGCAGCGGCTACCACAATACTGGCAGCCATGGTCGCAAAGGCGGGGGGGAAAGGGTCCCTGTTTACAATCATATCTTTTCCCATTCTCCTGCCGGTGCTCTGGGTCTCCATTTCATCGACGGCGGCGGCGCTGAGCGTCCCGGAGCCAGGGGGAAGGAACCTTCTTTTTTTGCTTGCTTTTTCCGGTTTCATTTCAGTTATATCCTTTCTACTATTCAGATTCGTCTGGATTGAAGATTGATCATATTGATTATCATCCCGCAGCAAAGGGACACAGCGGAGATCCCGGGCAATGAAAGTTTTAACCGCAGCATTGAAATCATTCTATATCCTGATGCCGGTCGCCATCGTGATGGCTTTCCTGTGGGCGCCCGCGGCTGAAATACTGGGTGATGCCAGCCGCATCATCTATTTCCACGTGCCCATAGCCTGGGTTTCGATTCTGTCCTTTGTCGTGGCGGGACTGCTCTCCATCCTGTTTCTGGCCGACAGGGGCCGCCGGTTCTCCGGCCTTGATGAAAAAGCCCATAATTCAGCGACAATAGGCCTGGCGTGCACCGTCATGACCGTCATAACCGGATCGATCTGGGCAAGGATCAGCTGGGGCGTTTTCTGGAACTGGGACCCCCGGGAGACATCCATCGTGATAATCCTTCTTATTTACATCGCCTATTTCAGCATTCAGGGTGCCCTGGGCAGCAACGAGAACCGCGGAAGGATAGGCTCCGCCTATCTGATCCTGGCCATGATCACCCTGCCATTCTTTGCCTTCCTGGTGCCAAGGATCTACCCGTCCCTGCATCCGGACCCGATCATAAACGCCGACCGCACAATTTTTCTCGACGGCCGGATGCGCGCGACTTTGGCGGTCGCCATCGGTTCCTTTACCCTGTTATTTTGTCATATACTCTCTATCATGAATCGCATCACACGCATACAACATCAGATTGAGGAAACCAGTCATGAGGCTGATTAAAAAAGGAGCGATCCTGCTCTGCATCGTATTATTGATCATCACTGTAAAGGGATTTCCCGGCGATTCCGGAACGGATCGCTCTTCATCGTTCCTGCCCATGGATACGCTCTACGCCCAGGAACCCGTTACGTCCGATCAGATCCCTCGTGATAAAGATCAAAAATCCGAGAATACGACAACGCTCTACCTGGTCATGGCTGTGATCCTTTTCATATGGCTCGGGCTGGCCCTTTTTCTGTTCAGACTGGACCGCAAAGTGGCACGGCTGGAACGGCAGACAAAAGACCTGAAGTGAATCTCTTACCACCGAGGCGCCATGAAATATCGAACAATCATACTTTTCATCGTGGGGCTGGCGTTCCTGGTCGCAGCCGTTTTCTTCGTCAGCGACGACATCCTGTCGCCCTACGTTCCATTCAAAGAGGCACAGGCCAGCGCGGAAAAATACGTCCAGATCATAGGTAAACTCGATAGATCGGTCCCGGTCAGCCACAGCGAGGGTGAATTTACTTTTACCGTTATTGACAGGGACGGGACCAGGATGCGGGTACTCCACCGGGGGACCAAGCCGCAGAACTTCGAGCACGCGGAACAGATTGTCATGCTCGGCAGGTACAGGACAGACGGAAGCATCTTCGATGCGGACAAGGTCCTGGTGAAATGTCCGTCCAAATACAGGAGAAAAATGTAACATGAGCTCCAACGCGGGAAACATACTGATCATCCTGTCCCTGGCCTTATCCGTCGGTGCAACCATCGCCATGATCCTATCCGCCGCAGGCAGGGTACGGTTCTCCAGGCCTGCCGCCATCCTCTACTGGATTACCGGTGCCGGCATTGCCCTTTCCGCGATCCTGCTCCTCTACTACTTCATCGAATACGACTATCGCTTTGCCTATGTCTTTGACAATTCATCAAGAGACCTTCCCCTTGCCTACCGCATAGCTGCTTTCTGGGCCGGCAAGGAAGGCAGCTTTCTTCTCTGGCTCCTCTTTCTCAACCTGTTCGGATTCGTTATAATCCGGAAGAAGGGTCCCGAATCTGAAATCGTCGCGTCGGTCATGCTCCTCTCCCAGATATTCATACTGATCATTCTCCTTGTGGAAAGCCCCTTCACGTACATATGGGACAAATTCCCGGAAAGCATAAGCCCCGGCATGGCCCCCGGCGACGGCGCAGGGCTCAATCCCCTTCTCAAGGACCCGTGGATGGTGACTCACCCGCCTATCCTTTTTCTCGGCTATGCATCGTCTACGGTCATCTTCTCCTATGCGATCGCGGCCCTGGTGAAGAGGGAATACCGTTCATGGGTGTCAGCCTCCTACCCCTGGCTCCTTTTCAGTATGGTGACCCTGGGTGTAGGGATTTTCCTGGGCGGCTACTGGGCCTACACGGTCCTCGGCTGGGGAGGCTACTGGGGATGGGACCCTGTCGAAAACTCATCCCTCATTCCGTGGCTCGTTTCCATCGCCCTGGTCCATGGCTTTGTCATACAGCGACGAAACAGGACCCTGGCGCGGACCAATATCATACTTGCCCTCGCATATTTTCTCACGGTATTTTACAGCACCTGGCTTACGCGGAGCGGCGTGCTTTCCAATTTTTCCGTCCACTCCTTCGCGGCTTCGGAAGTGGCGACATTCCTCATGGTCTTTATGCTGGCATACATAGCGGGAGCGGCAGTTATTTTCAGCCTCCGCGTTACAACCATTACAGGGGAAAAGCTGGATGCGCCTTTTCTTGATTGGAAGACCATGACCGTGTACGGCATCATAGTCCTCATGGCTTACTCCATCATCATACTGGGGGGAACGTCGATGCCCCTTCTTTCCCAGCTGTTCATGGCTCGTCCCACCAATGTGACGGCTTCTTTTTATAACAATTTCTCAATGCCCCTGGGAATCATAATGCTCGTGCTGATGGTTACAGCCACGACGATGATAGTAACGAAGGGAAATGGTATTCTGAAAAAGGAAACAATCATATCTTTTGCCGGCGCTCTCATCCTGGGCATCGCAATCAACTGGGGATTCACCGGGAGCGTCCCGGCCTATTTGTATTCCGTCCTGGCGATCTTTGTCATGGCGCAGTCCATTGCCGACATGTTGAAATCTAAATCCGCCGTAATCCTCCCATCCCGCCTGGCCCATATCGGCATCGGCCTTTTGATACTCGGCATAATAACGTCGAATTTCCATACCACATCGGTCCAGAAAAAACTGGACTACGGCACAAAGGCATCAGTTGATTCCATGGATATCACCTTTTCCGGGGTCACGGAAGAAAAAGAATCCCGTCTACGCTTTACCGTCCAAAGGGGCCAGCGGACTGACACTATTGAAACGGCCTATTATTTCCATGAAAAAACCCAGTCCATATACAAGGAGCCGTATATCTTCGCCGGTTTTTTCAATGATATCTATATCGCCCCGGAAAATTATGAAAACGGATCCGATGCCGTTACGAATTTGATCATCGGCAAAGGCGAGGAAAAAAAATTCAGCGGAGTGACCGTCGGCTTTACCGGGTTCAGGACCGAGCATATGACATCGGGGGAGCCCTCAACCTACGCCGATATTAAAGTAAACGGCATCCCCCTCTCTCCAGGCATTGTCTTCAGCCGCGGCGCCATGCATTCGCAGGACTGTCCGATCCCGGGCACCGACCGGTCTGTTTCCCTCCGCGACATAGACGCGAACAGTAAAAAGATACTGCTCCATATAACACCGGGAAAAAACATAGCGGTGCCGGCCGATTCGGTCCTGATCACCGTCACCAGGAAGAGGCTCATCTGGCTGGTATGGCTGGGAACGATTTGTATCGCCTGCGGCGGAGGTTACGGGCTGATTCGATCGCTGCGAAGCAGAACATGAGGATATAGCATTACAGGCTGTTTTCTTCCAGCATCTGCCGCAGGGCTTTTCGCATATTTTCTATTTCATCATTAAGCACGCTGAACGCTTCATTAACCTTTTCAAGGTCATGGTTTTTCCCCATTTTTTCCAGCGTCAGGGCCGCGTTAAAGGCCTTTTCCGCCGAGAAGTTCGCCACCGCGCCCTTTATGGTATGAGATGTCTTGCCTATCTTCTCGGTATTTTTACTACTGATCGCTTCCTGCACGGCTGTCACAAGTTTCGGAGAATCCGACAGGAATAACTGCGCCAGTTCCTTGAAGAGCTCAAAATCACCGTCAAGACGCTCGCTTAAAGCTTTCTTATTGATATAATCTTCCGCTTTCATCGGGCCAGCCTCCCTGCCACCGGCACATGAGCCTACCGCTACCAAAAGTCTAATAATGCATTATCTTCACTGTTTCGATCAATATTGTCAAGATTTAAATGCAAATATCCGCCATCATAGATCGCAGAGCGCATAAAACATTATGCGACAGAATACCCCGTCCCGATGTATCGGGACGGGGGTATTTGTCACGAAAATTTTTAACAACGCTGTGCCTCTGTTCGTATACAGTAGAAGAGCGCCGGATTTGAGTGAACGAGGCACCTTTTTTAATTGACGGTCCCCGACTTGAGCCATAAAGTATCATGATTGGCGGTACCATTTATGATACAGACAGCATCAATAAATTTTCGACCGGATGACGAGAGCTCACTTCCGCTCCTTGCGCAGCTCATAGAATTTCTTGAGGAGAAGCATATCAGGATCCATCTGCCGGAATACGACATCATCCGCGGTGAATCATTTTATCGCCTGGCGGTGCCGCAGGACCAGTTCGTTCACGGCGCGGACCTGATCATCGTCATCGGCGGGGACGGCACCTTTCTCCGCACAGCCCGACTTTTCTGCGGAACGGGGAAGCCGATATTCGGGATTAACAGGGGGCGCCTCGGGTTCCTGACAGAATTCAGCCCCCAAGAATATCCGGTCCACCTGGAAAACGTCCTGAAGGGCCACTATTCCACGGTGGAACGGCTCGTTCTCGAGGTCGTCCTGCGACGGGACGGCATGGACCTGGTAAGCCAGTGCTTTCTCAATGACGCGGTGCTCCACAAGGGATCATTTTCGCGGCCCATACGCCTGGAGCTGCAGATCGACGGGTGCTTTTTCAGCTCATACACCGGGGACGGCCTCATCATCTCCACGCCCACCGGCTCAACGGCCTACGCCCTGTCCGCCGGCGGCCCCATCATAACCCCGACGGAAGCGAAAATTTTTCTGCTGATTCCCATCTGCCCTCACAGCCTTGCCATGCGGCCAATGATCATCCCTGCGACATCCGACTTCCGGGCGCGCATAGCGTCGGATTACAAGAATTTATTATTGACAATTGACGGTCAGGAAGTAATTGGAATAGACGGAAAGGACGAGATTCTGATACGACAGTCCAATAAGAACATCAAGCTGATAACGCATCCGGAAAAAAATTACTATTCCATCCTGCGCGAAAAGCTCGGGTGGGGTTAGTATACGGCGGGACCACGACAATGCTCCTCGAGATGAGAATAAAAAACTTTGTCATCATTGAAGATCTTGCCATCTCTTTCGGCAAAGGCCTCAATATCCTGACCGGCGAAACAGGCGCGGGAAAATCGATCCTCATAGACGCGCTTTCGGGCATCCTGGGCGAAAAGATGACCACCGACATGATCAGGACCGGGTTCGAGAAAGCCAGCCTGGAGGCGGTGTTCGACATCTCCTCATCACCCCAGGTACGGCAGGTCCTTGAGGAATCCGGCATCGACTGCGATGACGATTCCCTCATCCTTCGCCGGGAGCTCTATTCCAGCGGCAAGGGACGCTCCTTTGCCAATTCTGTGCAGGTGCCGGCTTCCAAGCTGAAGGAATGTTCCGAATACCTGATCGATATCCACGGCCAAAACGAGCACCAGAACATAGTCAAGGTTTCGCGGCACCGCGAGCTCCTGGACAGCTTCGGCGGCCTCGACGGCGACGTTTCACGGGTCCGGGCGATTCACGAGCGCCTCCAGAATCTGAAAGACCGTCTTAATTCCTTCGAAATCGACGAGCGCGAAAAGGCCCGCCGCATAGAGTACAACTCCTTCGCCATCAAAGAGATCGACGCCGCCGGATTGAAGATCGGGGAAGAGGAGGAGCTGAAAAACGAATCACTGCTCCTGGCAAACTCGGAAAAGCTGTTCAAGGAAATCAACACCTCCTCCCGCCTGATGGGCGGTGAGGGAGGCATCATATCGAAGCTGAAAACCGCGGATCAGAGCCTCTCCAGGGTCTCGGAATATGACCCGGAAATTGCGGGGACCCTTGACGCGATCAAGGAGGCCCTCTATTCCCTGGAAGACGCGTCCATCTTCCTGCGCGATTACGAAAAAAACATCGATTTTTCGCCGGAGCGGATCAACCAGGTGGAAGAGAGGCTTTCGCTCCTGTCAACGTTGAAGAAAAAATACGGGGACACCGTCCAGGACATTGTTAACTACGCTGAAAAGGCGCGCAAGGAGCTTGATGCGATCAATTCCGGCGACGAGGAAAAGGAGCGCCTGAAAAACGAATACCGCCTGGCGGTGAAGGATGCGAAGGAGACAGCCCTGGCACTGTCCGACCAGCGCAAGGAGGTGGCCCGCCGCCTTGAGGCAAAGGTCATGAAGGAGCTCGCTGACCTCGGCATGGCTGGGACCCAGTTCCGTGTTTCCATCCAGCGGGAAGCGAGCCCAGAGGGTGAAATCGAGGCAGACAACAAGCGCTATGCCCTCTATCCCCACGGCCTGGACCGGATCGAGTTTCTTCTTTCAGCCAACGCCGGCGAAGACCTGCGCCAGCTCCGTAAGGTCGCCTCGGGCGGCGAAATGTCGCGGATCATGCTTGCCATCAAGAACGTCATTCTCTCCGCCGATATCGTCGACAGCCTGGTTTTCGACGAGGTCGATGCTGGCATCGGCGGAAAGGTCGCCGAGATCGTGGGCCGGAAACTGAAATCCCTGGCCGGGAACCGCCAGGTCCTCGTGGTGACCCACCTTCCCCAGATCGCCGCCATGTCCGACCGGCACTACACCGTGCAGAAAGGAAAGACCGGCGAGCGCGTCACCACACTGGTGAAGCAGCTCTCGGCCAAGGAAAAGATCAGGGAAGTAGCCCGGATGCTGGCAGGCGAAACGATCACCGACATATCCATGAAGCACGCTGAAGAAATGGTCCGCAATGCAGAAAAAATCCCCGCGCCCGGACGATAGGATCGACCTTTCACAGGCCCTTACCGCCGTCATCGCGGACATTGTCCGCCGCTGCGGACCCCTCGGCCATATCGATGTAAACAGGCTGCTCGTGTGCGTGGGATCCAACAGGGGCGGCCGTTATGGCGGCTTATACGGGAAGCTGATCCCCCTGCGTTTTAAGGACGGATCATCCCTTCTCAGATTCCGGGGCAGGATTTACGCCCTTCCTGAAATAACCAGCAACGGCGCTTCCTGTCTCTATATCATCTACTTTTATATGCCCCGTTTTTTCGATCTTTCCTGGGAGGAGAAGCTCAGGGTGATTTTTCATGAACTCTATCATATCAGTCCCGAATTCGACGGGGATATACGCCGCATGGGAGCCGTTAAAGCCGCCCACGGGCATTCCAAAAAGCGCTACGATTCCCTCTTTGATTCCGAGCTGCAGATCTATAAAAACCATATCCAAGGGACTCCCCTCGTCGATTTTCTCAGCATGAAATCTCAGGACCTGTACGCACGGTATCGCCGCGTTACCGCGGTCCGCATGAAGCATCCCCGCCCGATCATCATTAATTCCTAGAATGACAAAAATAACTTGACATGAACGGCCCCTCAATGGCTTTGTTTCTATTCATAGAATCGTTTCTATCAATAGAAACTATAGCAATCATGACCAACAACAAACTGAGGGAAATAGCGTCCGCGCTGGCTGCTTCCGAGGACCGGGAACAGATCGAGTCATTTTTAAAAAGCATCCTCACCAGGAACGAGATCGATGAAATCTCCGCCCGGTGGGAGCTGGTGAAGCTGCTCGATGAAGGCATGAGCCAGAGAAAAATCGCCGACCGCCTCGGTATCAGCCTCTGCAAGATCACCAGGGGCTCACGGGAGCTTAAAAAGGCCCATTCCCCCTTCAGAGCCATGATTGAGCGGTACAAGGAAACCGCAAAAGAACCGCCTGGAAAAAAACAGGCGAATTAATATAAGGAGTTTCCTATGCAGAATAAAATTTTTCTCAACGAAAGCGAAATGCCGCGGAAATGGTACAATATCGCGGCCGACCTTCCGACCCCTCTTCAGCCGCCTCTGGGGCCTGATGGAAAGCCCGTTACCCCCGACATGCTGGCCCCGGTATTTCCCATGAACCTGATCGAGCAGGAAGTGAGCCAGGAACGGTGGATCGATATACCGGAGGGAATCCTCGAGCTGCTGTACCGGTGGCGGCCTTCGCCGCTGCACCGCGCCTATCATCTTGAAAAGGCCCTGGGGACGCCGGCTCGCATCTACTATAAAAATGAGAGCGTATCGCCGGCGGGGAGCCACAAGCCCAATACGGCCGTGGCCCAGGCCTGGTACAACAAGCAGTTCGGCATTAAAAAGCTTACCACCGAAACAGGCGCCGGCCAGTGGGGAAGCGCCCTCTCCTTCGCCTGCTCCCTTATCGGCCTCGAGTGCAAGATCTTCATGGTTCGCATCAGCTTCGAGCAGAAGCCGATGCGCAAAACCATGATGCAGACCTGGGGCGGCACCTGTATCCCCAGCCCGAGCCCGGAAACCAAGGCGGGCCGGGACGTCCTGGCAAAGCATCCGGACACCCCCGGCAGCCTGGGTATCGCCATCAGCGAGGCGGTCGAAGCCGCGGTATCCGATACCACCGGTCAGACCCGCTATTCCCTGGGCAGCGTCCTGAACCACGTGCTCCTTCACCAGACCATAATCGGCCAGGAGGCGAAAATCCAGCTCCAAAAGGCCGGGGAAAAGAAGGTCGATATCGTTATCGGCTGCGCCGGCGGCGGCAGCAATTTCGCCGGTCTCGCCTTTCCCTTTGCCAGCGATAAGATAAACGGGGCGCAGATTGAGATAATCCCGGTGGAGCCTGCCTCTTGCCCCACCCTCACCAAGGGCCCCTTTATCTATGACCATGGCGATATCGCGAAGATGACGCCGCTTTTGCCGATGCACTCCCTGGGCCACAGTTTCGTGCCCGATGCCATCCACGCCGGGGGCCTTCGCTATCACGGCATGGCGCCGCTCGTTTCAGCCGGCGTGGTGGAGGGACTCTTCAAACCCATGGCGCTGCAGCAAATCGAATGTTACAAGGCGGCCATGCTTTTCGCCAGAACCGAAGGAATTATCATCGCGCCGGAGACCAGCCACGCCGTCGCAGCCACAATCCGCAAGGCCAGGGAAGCAAAGGAAG
Protein-coding regions in this window:
- a CDS encoding TrpB-like pyridoxal phosphate-dependent enzyme, producing the protein MQNKIFLNESEMPRKWYNIAADLPTPLQPPLGPDGKPVTPDMLAPVFPMNLIEQEVSQERWIDIPEGILELLYRWRPSPLHRAYHLEKALGTPARIYYKNESVSPAGSHKPNTAVAQAWYNKQFGIKKLTTETGAGQWGSALSFACSLIGLECKIFMVRISFEQKPMRKTMMQTWGGTCIPSPSPETKAGRDVLAKHPDTPGSLGIAISEAVEAAVSDTTGQTRYSLGSVLNHVLLHQTIIGQEAKIQLQKAGEKKVDIVIGCAGGGSNFAGLAFPFASDKINGAQIEIIPVEPASCPTLTKGPFIYDHGDIAKMTPLLPMHSLGHSFVPDAIHAGGLRYHGMAPLVSAGVVEGLFKPMALQQIECYKAAMLFARTEGIIIAPETSHAVAATIRKAREAKEEGKEKVIVFNLSGHGLMDLYGYDLFLQNKLVDHELHQDEVNEALAELSNLPKPSAAKTGKW
- a CDS encoding helix-turn-helix domain-containing protein yields the protein MTNNKLREIASALAASEDREQIESFLKSILTRNEIDEISARWELVKLLDEGMSQRKIADRLGISLCKITRGSRELKKAHSPFRAMIERYKETAKEPPGKKQAN